GGTTCCGGAAGCGTTCGCCCTCGCGATAGGGCGTGCCGTCCGCGTGGAAGTAGAGATCGACCGCCGCGCCCGAGAAGGCGAGGCGCTCGCCCTCGCTGCGAATCGCCCGCGCCATGTCGGGCGGCACGGCGAAGCCCGTCTCGGCCACCGCGATCGCCGGCGCGAGCAGCTCGGCCAAGGGCAGGCGGCCGAAGTCGCGGTGGAGCAGGTTCATCGCCGCGAGCGTGCCCGGCGCGCCCACCGAGCGGCCGCCGGTCATGGGATCCGGGTAGGGCTGACCCAGTTCGGTGAGGAACATCTGCGGCCAGGCCCAGGCCGGGCTCTCCTCGCGCCCGTCGATGGCGTAGAGGCTGTCCGTCGCCATGTCGTGCAGGAGGATCAGGCAGCCGCCGCCCGGCCCGCTGCTCTCGGGCTCGACCACCGAGAGCAGGGCCTGCACGGCCACGGCGGCGTCGGCCACGTTGCCGCCCTTGGCGAGAATGCGCGCCCCGACCTCGCTGGCCAAGGGGTGCGCGCTCGCGACCATGCCGCGCTTCGCGACCACGGCCGGCCGGCCGGCCTCGGGCAAGGGCCGCGTGGGGGGCAGGCTGTCGGGCGGCGCGGCGGGGCTCCAGAGAGCGGCGGCGAGGGCGAACAGGGGCAGGCAGGCCACGGCGACTCCTTCCGCGCGGGAAAGCGCTCAGTGTAACGGAGCCCGCGGCCCGCGGCTATGCCCTTTCAATTGACCGGCGGGAGGACTACACTGCCCGGCCAACCTCGAGGAGGTCAGCGCCATGCCGGCTCCGGACAGCATCGAACTGCGCAGCGACACCTTCACCTTGCCCGACGAAGCGATGCGCGAGGCGATGGCCAAGGCCGAGCTCGGCGACGACGTCTGGGGCGAGGACCCCACGGTCAACAAGCTCCAGGCCCGCGCGGCGGCCCTCACCGGCAAGGAGTCCGCGCTCTTCGTCGCCAGCGGCACGATGGCCAACCTCGTCAGCCTGCTCGCCCACTGCCAGCGGGGCGACGAGTTCATCGTCGGCGACCAGGCGCACATTTTCTACTACGAGGCCGGCGCCAGCGCGGCCGTCGGCGGCCTGCACCCGCGCACGGTGCCCAACAACCCCGACGGCAAGATCGACCTCGAGCGCATCGAGGCCGCGATCCGCCCCGACGACGACCACTTTCCGCGCACGCGGGTCGTCTGCCTCGAGAACACCCACAATCGCTGCTGGGGGACGCCGCTCGGCATCGGCTACCTGGACGCCGTCGGCGCCCTCTGCGAGGAGCGCGATCTGAAGCTGCACCTGGACGGCGCCCGCCTCTTCAACGCCGCCGCCGCCGAGGGCACGGCCGTGCGCGACCTCGCCGCGGCC
The sequence above is drawn from the bacterium genome and encodes:
- a CDS encoding gamma-glutamyltransferase is translated as MACLPLFALAAALWSPAAPPDSLPPTRPLPEAGRPAVVAKRGMVASAHPLASEVGARILAKGGNVADAAVAVQALLSVVEPESSGPGGGCLILLHDMATDSLYAIDGREESPAWAWPQMFLTELGQPYPDPMTGGRSVGAPGTLAAMNLLHRDFGRLPLAELLAPAIAVAETGFAVPPDMARAIRSEGERLAFSGAAVDLYFHADGTPYREGERFRN
- the ltaE gene encoding low-specificity L-threonine aldolase; protein product: MPAPDSIELRSDTFTLPDEAMREAMAKAELGDDVWGEDPTVNKLQARAAALTGKESALFVASGTMANLVSLLAHCQRGDEFIVGDQAHIFYYEAGASAAVGGLHPRTVPNNPDGKIDLERIEAAIRPDDDHFPRTRVVCLENTHNRCWGTPLGIGYLDAVGALCEERDLKLHLDGARLFNAAAAEGTAVRDLAAAADSLSFCLSKGLGAPVGSMVCGDKTFIRRCRRMRKQLGGGMRQAGVLAAAGLYALDNRVERLVDDHAMAKRLAEGIAAIPGLTTEPARVRTNIVYLDITKPGLKADELVARCRQRGLLFLGAGHRRLRMVTHYGLTMADIERALAILAEVVARP